The DNA sequence CGGCAACTCGATGCGGGATTCCGGACGCAGACTTCTTCGGAATGCGACTTCCTGAGATAAAAGGAATTCGGGAGATTCGGGGTCCTCCATCAGATCGCTCCAGTCCTGGGGCGTCAGATTCGCTTCATGATCTTCCCAGGCTGCTGAGACCTTGACATACCCTTTTTTTCCGGTCGCCGGTTCAATTCGTTTAATATGCATCAATGCCACCTCCTGGTCGTGGATTGCAGCCGGCCCCAACCCCTGGGCCAGCCAGCTTGCTGTATCCCCTGTGCCGCTGACAGCCGCGGGCGGGTCCGGTGAGCTGACTGGCTACCTGAGTGACTGCCACTCTAAGCGAAAGAATCAGCCTCTTCTTCGTCATGCTGTGGTATAAGCAGAGAGATCGTCGGAGTAGAAAACACCAGCTGGGCTACCTGACGCAGTTCATCCACCGACAGGTTTTCCATCTCCCGGAGCTCTTCCTCATAATGAAGCAGCGCCCTGTCATCCAGCGCGTTGGCCGCCACATAGCTGCACAGTGCCGGGGTATCGTCCAGCAGTGCTGCGATATGAGTTCGATGCATTTTCTGGGACAGCTGGAGATCTTTCTCCGTCAGGGGAATTCGCCCCGCTTTGAGATCCGCGATGATGTTCATAATGATCTGAAGGACCGTCTGAACATTTTCCGGTTCCGTGGCACAATAAACTTCCAGTGTCCGTACGTGGGGGGTCAGATCCAGCCCCGAATAAATATCATAGGACAGGCCCCGCTTTAACCGGATTTCCCGGAACAGCAGAGAGTTGTCGGAGTCGCCCAGCCGGCGGTTCAACACTTTCAGGGCAGTTTCCTGAGCCGGATCCAGATCCGGAAAATGATAAAGCAGCGTCACCGTCGCCATTTCCGAAGAGTCTGTGGGGGTTTCCCATTCTCCGGTATGGTTTGGCGAATCATGGAAATAAAATGACTGAACGCCTCTGGCAGGCCAGCTCTCGAAATAGCGACGGACCCTTTCCTGCATTACTTCATGGGGCTCATGGGAAGCCAGCACCAGGGTCGCCTGATCCGGTGTCAGGTACTGAAGCCGGTGGCGTTTCAGATCTGCCAGCGTCACCGCCGCGATGGATGCTTCATCACCGATCACATCGTACCGGAGCGGCTCCTCCGGCCAGGCCCTGGCATAAAGCAGATCATAGGAAATGGTCTCCAGATCCTCCAGCCCTTCTTTATATTCACTGAGTATGACGGACCGTTCCCGGTCCAGCTCCGACTGAGTCAGGTCGGTGTTTTGAACCAGATCGGACACCAGGTCCAGA is a window from the Clostridiaceae bacterium HFYG-1003 genome containing:
- a CDS encoding insulinase family protein; the encoded protein is MPDIKELYLTNGLRLITIKKDSQIMALNLGFRVGSMMDPPKQKGMTHVLEHMLFTGTTRRSHDAINEEFEFLGGDVNAFTDLTQLILSVSALSGEMEAALDLVSDLVQNTDLTQSELDRERSVILSEYKEGLEDLETISYDLLYARAWPEEPLRYDVIGDEASIAAVTLADLKRHRLQYLTPDQATLVLASHEPHEVMQERVRRYFESWPARGVQSFYFHDSPNHTGEWETPTDSSEMATVTLLYHFPDLDPAQETALKVLNRRLGDSDNSLLFREIRLKRGLSYDIYSGLDLTPHVRTLEVYCATEPENVQTVLQIIMNIIADLKAGRIPLTEKDLQLSQKMHRTHIAALLDDTPALCSYVAANALDDRALLHYEEELREMENLSVDELRQVAQLVFSTPTISLLIPQHDEEEADSFA